Below is a window of Paraburkholderia kururiensis DNA.
TGGAGAAGTCGCTGTCGGGAAGCGGCCGGACGGCGGCGCGCCAATAGACGCCTTGCCTCAGGTGGCAGCCGGCGCGTTCGGCACCTTGGCGTTGCGCGAGTTGAGCATCGCCGCCAGTGCCACGCCGCCGGCGGCTGCGAGCGCCGCGAACAGATACACCGTCGCATAGCCGAACTCGCCCGCCACGTAGCCCGCGAGCGGACCCGTCACGCCGAGCGAGAGATCGAGAAACACCGAATACGCCGAGAGCGCGGCGCCGCGGCTCGCGGGCGGCACGAGCGCCACGGCTTCCACGCCGAGCGCCGGAAAGATCAGCGCGAAGCCGAAGCCCGTCAGCGCGGCGCCCACGAGCGCCACGTGCGGCACGGGTGCGAGCCATAGCAGCAGAAGTCCGAGGCACTCGCACGAGAACGAGACGATGGCGACGCGAAAGCCGCCATAAGTCTTGATGGTGTTCGCGAACAGCAGCCGCGCGCCGATGAAGAGCGTGCCGAACACCGTGAGCGAAAGCGCCGCGTTCGGCCAATGCTTCGCGGCGTAGAAGAGCGTGATGAAGGTGGCGATGGAGCCGAAGCCCGCCGACCCGAGCGCGAGCCCCAGGCCGTGCGGCAGCACGCGCGTGAAGACGCTGCGGTACGACATGCGCTCGCCGTGCACGATGGGCACGGTTGTCATCGGCCGGGCCAGCGTGTAGCCGAGTGCCGCCAGCGCGATTACCACGACGCCGAGCGACCAGAACCCCACCGTGTGCGAGATGGCCACGCCGAGCGGGGCACCGAGCGCCAGCGCGCCGTAGGTGGCGATGCCGTTCCACGAAATCACGCGCGCGTTGTTGGTCGTGCCCACGCGCCCGATGCCCCAGAGAATCGCGCCCGTGCCCACCAGGCTTTCGCCGAAGCCGAGCACGAGGCGGCTCAAGACGAGCAGCGTGAGGCTGACCGCGGGCCAGTGTCCCGCGAGCACGGCGAGCAGCAGGAGCGCGCCGCTCGTGCCGCAGCCGATCAGCCCGATCGACACCGTCTTCTTCGGCCCCAGCGTGTCGGCCGACCGGCCGGCGAGCGGCCGCGACGCGAGCGTCGCGAAGTACTGGACGCTGATGGCCGCGCCCGCGAGGATCGTGCTGAACCCGAGGTCGTCGTGCACGTAGCCCGGCAGCACCGCGAGCGGAATGCCGATGGTCAGGTAGCAGAGGAACGTGAAGAAGACGACCGGAATGATCCGCAGGGTCGTGGCAAACTCGCTGCGAGGACGCGCTGAATCGGTGGGCATGGGGAAAACGAGGGGTTGAAAATTGCGCAAAGGCGTGATTTTCACATGGAACCGGTTCTCCCGCAGGCGTGCCCTTTTTATTTCCCGCGCGGTTTTCCTGTTTTTCGCCCCCGCCGCGGCCGCTTATGAATCGCGTGTGGGTGCATTTATCGGCGCCGCGATATGCCGCCCATGCTCGTGCCGCTATGGGTTGCCAATATTGACGGTGATAGCGTTCCAACCGTCCCCCGCAGCAGCGGCGCCTGCCTGCCCGGTCCGCCCGACCGAATGTGCCCGACCAGGTCAGTCCGACCGGGTCTACCCGACCGGATCCATCCAACGAGTCACGAAACATGAGCCAGCCGATCCGCTTCTATCACCGCAACGCCGTTCGCGAAGTCAGCGACGCGCCGGTCACCCGCACCGTTCTCCAGTACCTGCGCGAAGACGCGCGCTGCACCGGCACCAAGGAAGGCTGCGCCGAGGGTGACTGCGGCGCCTGCACGGTCGTAATCGGCGAGCCGGACGGCGCGGGCGGCGTGGCCTTCAAGGCGGTTAACGCGTGCATCCAGTTTCTGCCCACGCTCGACGGCAAGGCGCTCTTCACCGTGGAAGACCTGCGCCAGCCCGACGGCTCGCTGCACCCCGTGCAGCAGGCAATGGTGGATTGCCACGGCTCGCAATGCGGCTTCTGCACGCCGGGCTTCGTCATGTCGATGTGGGCGCTTTACGAGAAGCACGGTCACGAGCACGCCGAGCACGCGTCGTGTGCCGCGGGATGCGCGCAGACCACCGTGCCCACGCGCGACGAAATCGCCAACGCGCTCACGGGCAACCTGTGCCGCTGCACGGGGTATCGCCCCATCATCGAGGCGGCCGAACGCATGTTCGACGCCGACCCGCCGAAGGCGCCCGTCGATACCGCGGCGCTCGCGCGCACGCTCGCTTCCATCGCGCGTACCGAAACGTTCGAGTACGAGCACGCGGGCCAGCGGTTCGACGCGCCGCGCACCGTCGACGCCCTCGCGCAGATCAAGGCCGCGCGCCCCGAGGCGCGCATTCTCGCGGGCAGCACGGACATCGGCCTGTGGGTCACCAAGCAGATGCGCGAGCTGGGCGACGTCGTCTATGTCGGGCAGGTGGGCGAGATGCAGCGCATTGCCGTATCCGACGAATGGATCGCAATCGGCGCGGGCGCGACCGTCGAGAGCGCCTATGCCGAACTCGCGAAGCACTACCCCGAACTCACGGAGATGTGGCAGCGCTTCGCGTCGCTGCCCATTCGCAACGCGGGCACGCTGGGCGGCAACGTGGCGAACGGCTCGCCCATCGGCGACTCGATGCCGGGGCTCATCGCGCTCGGCGCGCGCGTCGTGCTGCGCGGCGGCAGCGTGACGCGCGAGCTGCCGCTCGAAGACCTGTACCTCGCGTATCAGAAGAAGGACATGGCGCCGCACGAGTTCGTGGCCGCGCTGAAGGTGCCCACGCGTACGGGCGCGCGGCGCAATCTTCGGTTTCGCACCTACAAGCTCTCGAAGCGCTTCGACTCGGACATCTCCGCGGTATGCGCCGCGTTCGCCTTCATCGCGGATGGCGACACGATCCGCGAGCCGCGCGTCGCGTTCGGCGGCATGGCGGCCACGCCGAAGCGTGCGGTGCGAGTCGAGCATGTGCTGGCCGACGCGCAGTGGCACGAAGCCACGGCACAGGCCGCGATGCTCGCGCTCGCCGAAGACTACGCGCCGCTCACCGACATGCGCGCCACGAGCGACTACCGGCTGGAAGCCGCGAAGAACACGCTGTACCGCTTCTGGCTCGAAACGCGGCCGCACGATCCGCTGCCGCGAGAAGCGCTCGACGTGCGCGCGGTGACAGCAGAAAGCGCTGCGGGATGAGGGCATCGTACGAGCGGCGGCGCGCGCAGCGAAAGTGACGCAAGCGTGTCGCTCCTGCACCGCATGCAATGACACCGCCGGCACCATCGGCATCAGCACCCGACAAAAACGACAGTCAGCAGGGATACGGAGATTCACCGAATGAACCAGCAAGCCGAACCGTTCCTGAAGGAGCCCGTCGACGCCGCGGAATTCGCGCAGGTCCACGTGTCGCGTCCGCACGAGTCCGCGCACCTGCACGTGAGCGGCCGCGCCACGTACACGGACGACATTCCGCTCCTGGCCGGCACGCTGCACGCGGCGCTCGGGCTGGCGGAGAAGGCGCACGCGAAGATCGTCTCGATTGCGTTCGACAAGGTGCGCGCCACGCCCGGCGTGGTGGCCGTGTTCACCGCCGAAGACATCCCCGGCGTGAACGACTGCGGCCCGATCGTCCACGACGATCCGGTGCTGGCCGACGGCGTCGTGCAGTACGCGGGTCAGCCCATGTTCATCGTGGTCGCCACGTCGCACGAAGCCGCGCGTCTTGCCGCGCGCCGCGCGGAAGTGGTCTACGAGGAGCTGCCTGCCGTGCTCACCGCGCAGCAGGCGCGCGCGGCGCAGCAGTACGTCGTGCCGCCGATGAAGCTTGCGCGCGGGGACTCCGGCGCGAAGATCGCGCGCGCCGCGCACCACGTGGCGGGCGAGATGACGCTGGGCGGTCAGGAGCAGTTCTATCTGGAAGGGCAGATCGCCTACGCCGCGCCGAAAGACGACGACGGCATGCACGTGTGGTGTTCCACGCAGCATCCGAGCGAAATGCAGCACCTCGTCGCGCACATGCTCGGCGTGCCGTCGCACAACGTGCTCGTGGAATGCCGGCGCATGGGCGGCGGCTTCGGCGGCAAGGAATCGCAGTCGGGGCTGTTCGCGTGCTGCGCGGCGCTCGCCGCGTGGAAGCTGCTGTGCCCGGTGAAGCTGCGCCCGGACCGCGACGACGACATGATGATCACGGGCAAGCGCCACGACTTCCACTACACCTACGAAGCGGGCTACAGCGACGACGGTTTGATCGAAGGCGTCGCCGTGGATATGACCTCGCGCTGCGGCTTTTCAGCGGACCTCTCCGGTCCCGTGATGACGCGCGCGGTCTGCCATTTCGACAACGCGTACTGGCTGCCGGACGTTTCCATCGCGGGCTTCTGCGGCAAGACCAACACGCAGTCGAATACGGCGTTCCGCGGCTTCGGCGGACCGCAGGGGGCGTTCGCCATCGAATACATCATCGACGACGTGGCGCGCAATCTCGGCCTCGATCCGCTCGAGGTGCGCCGCCGCAACCTCTACGGCAAGACGCACAACAACGTGACGCCGTACGGGCAGACCGTGGAAGACAACGTCATCCACGAACTGATCGACGAACTCGCGGCGTCGAGCGACTACCGTGCGCGCCGCGAGGCCGTGCGGGCTTTCAACGCGCGCAACGCGGTGTTGAAGAAAGGCATCGCGCTCACGCCCGTGAAGTTCGGCATTGCGTTCAACGTCACGCATTTCAACCAGGCCGGGGCGCTCGTCCACATCTATACGGACGGATCGGTGCTCGTGAACCACGGCGGCACGGAGATGGGCCAGGGGCTCAACACGAAGGTCGCGCAGGTGGTGGCGCACGAACTGGGCGTGAGCTTCGCACGCGTGCGCGTGACGGCGACGGATACGAGCAAGGTGGCGAACACGTCGGCCACCGCGGCGTCCACCGGTTCCGACCTCAACGGCAAGGCCGCGCAGGATGCGGCGCATCAGTTGCGCGCGCGGCTCGCAGCGTTCGCCGCGGAGCGCTACGGCGCAGGCAGCGTGAGCGCTGCGGACGTGCGCTTCGCCAACGACACCGTCGTGGCGGGCGACGCCGTGGTGCCTTTCGACGAAGTGGTGGCGAAGGCTTACCTCGCCCGCGTGCAGCTGTGGTCCGATGGCTTCTACGCCACGCCGAAACTGCATTGGGACCAGGCGAAGCTGCAGGGGCGGCCGTTCTTCTACTACGCGTACGGCGCGGCGGTCTCCGAGGTGGTGATCGACACGCTCACGGGCGAAATGCGCGTGCTGCGCGCCGATGCATTGCACGACGTGGGCGCGTCGTTGAATCCCGCGATCGACGTGGGCCAGGTGGAGGGCGCGTTCGTGCAGGGCATGGGCTGGCTCACCACCGAAGAACTCTGGTGGAAGCCCGACGGCAAGCTCATGACGCACGCGCCGTCCACCTACAAGATTCCCACCGTGAACGACATGCCCGCCGATTTCCGCGTGCAGCTGTTCAAGAACCGCAACGCCGAAGAGAGCATCCACCGCTCGAAGGCCGTGGGCGAGCCGCCGCTGCTACTGCCGTTCTCGGTGTTCTTCGCGATTCGCGACGCGGTGGCGGCCGTGAGCGACTACAAGACGAATCCGCCGCTCAACGCGCCGGCCACGGCCGAGGAAATTCTCAAGGCGGTGCGGGCTGTGCGGGGCGGTGCAGTGGCAAGAGTGGCGAGCACGGCGAGCACGGCAAGCGAAAGCGCTGCAGGCACGCCGCACGAAGCGGTGTAACGCGAGGCAGTAGAGGGAGCACAGCGCCATGAGTCCGAGCCATCATCCTTCGCCGCGTGCCGGGAGCGCGAGCGTGGCAGCGAGCCCATCTTTGCCCACGCCGCCCATGCACATCGTGCTGTTCGGCGCGGGCCACGTGGGCCATGCGCTCGTCACGCTGCTCGGCCACTTGCCGTGCGTCGTGCAATGGGTCGACGAGCGCGACGAGTGCTTTCCCGACGAAGTGCCGGGCAACGTTCAGATGGAAGCGACGGATACGCCCGAAGCCATCGTGGACCGCGCTCCGGCGGGCGCGTACTTCATCGTGATGACCCACCACCACGCGCTCGACTTCGCGCTGACCGAACGCATCATGAAGCGCCGCGACGTGGCATGGTTCGGGCTGATCGGCTCGAAGACCAAGCGCGTGAAGTTCGAGCGGCGGCTCGTCGCGCGCGGACTGGACCCGGCGCGGCTCGCGGAGATCGTTTGTCCCATCGGCGTGCCGGGCATCGTGGACAAGGCGCCTGCCTCCATTGCCGTGGCCGTGTGCGCCCAGCTCATGCAGGTGCGGTGCATGGCCGCTGCTACACCGGCCGCCGCGCGTTGCGTGTCGCAGTAAGCGAGTTGGAGACTTCGGCCATCAATGCGCGCAGCCATTCGAGATCGCTCGGCCGGTCGGGCTGCGGGTGCCACAGCTGATAGCACTTGATGCGCGGAAACGCGATGGGCGCATCGAGCACCGCGAGCGGCAGCAGGCTCGCGTAGTGCAACGCGAAACGCCGCGTCGTGGTGAAAATCAGATCCGATTGCAGAAGCGCCTGCGGCACGAGCCCGAAGTAGGGCAGCGTCGCCACCACCCGGCGTGTGGCGCCCGCCTTCGCGAGTCCCACTTCGATGGCGCTTGCTTTAGCACCGGTGTAATGCGTGGGCGCGAGATGGGCCGCGTGCAGATACGCGTCGCGCGTAAGCGGCGCACGGGCCAGCGGATGATCGGCGCGCATCATGCACACCACCGTGTCCTGAAACAGGTCGCTGCGCCCGAAGCGCGCGTCGGGCTTCGGCCAGTTGCCGATCACGAGATCGAGTTCGCCCGCATCGAGCGCGGCCTCGTGGTCGAGCGTGGGACTCAGCGAATGGATTTCGAGCCGCGCGTACGGCGCCGCGTCGCGAAAGCGCGCGATCACCGTGGGCATGAAGAAGTCGTTCAGATAGTCGGGGGCTGCGATGCGAAACGCGCGTCGCGAGCGCGCCGGATCGAAGTCGCCGTGTGGTGTGGCGACGAAGTCCACATCGCGCAGCACGCGCTGCGCGTGCGGCAGCAGCGACGCGCCGTACTCCGTGGGCACCATGCCGGACTTGCCGCGCACGAGAATCGGGTCGCCGAGTATTTCGCGCAGCTTGCGCAGCGCCGAGCTGATGGCGGGCTGTGTCTGGTTGAGCCGCAGCGCGGTCTGCGTGACGCTGCGCTCGACCAGCAGCGTGCGCAGCACGCGCACGAGCCAGATATCGAGGGAAGCGGCGTTCGGGTCCATGTCGGTTCGGGCGGAGAGGCGCCGGCCGGGGCGCGGCGGGCAGGCGCGATGTCCATAACCTTAGGCGCCATCGCGCACGGCCGCCATAGCGGGCCCGGTATGGCCGGCATCACGGCCCATTCGCGCGTCACACCTGCGCGCCGCAATCGTGCGTCGTGACCTTTCCGCTACTTGCGCATCCGGCCGTCGGGCAGTCCCGAGGGCAGGTTGCTGATGCGCTTCACCTCGGCCGAGTCGAGCCAGTTCGGCGTGCGGGCGCAGTAGAGCACCATGGGCAGCGCGTCTTCGCCCCAGAAAAGCTGCCTGTTGAGCCAGAACGTGGGCACGCCGAACACGCCCATCTGGATGGCGTCGGACGTATTGCGGCGCAGTTGCGCGCGCACCTCTTCGCGCTCGATCAGCGACGTGCCGTGCGAAATGCCCACGCGGTCGCAAAGCGCCTCGAAGCCTTCCTCGCTCGACGGGTCGCGTCCTTCGCGCCAGATGAAGCGGAAGATCTCGCGCACGCAGGCGAGGTCGCCGCCTGCTGCAATGGCGAGCAGCATCGGCTTGATCGAATCGAACGGATGCGCGGCCGGCATGCGAAACGGAATGCCGAGCTGCTCCGCGCGAAAGAGCGCGTGGCGGTAGGTGAAGATGCGCTTGGCGGGAATTTCGTAGGCGCTGCTCTGATTCCAGTGACGGTAAAGCTCCGGGAGCAGGACCGGCGTGAACACGAAGTCGAAGCCCGGCCACTTGTCGTGCTGCTCGAGCAGGAGATAGGAGAACGGCGAGACGAAGTCGTAAAACCACAAGGGCTGCCTCAGGTCCACGCCGTTGATGTTGATGTCCTGGTTGTTCATTGTGTCTCTCCCGGTTTTCCGTATTCGATGCGGCCGCGGCTCGCCTGTCATGGTCGTGACGATGTTACGCAAAGGTCTGTGCAGATGCACGGCGAGTGCGCAGGGTGCGCGGCCTGCAGCGCCGCGCGTATGCGCCGCTACGTGCCTGCGTGTTTGTGGCCGTCGTGTTCGCTGGGCGGCTGCGCTTGGTTGCTGCCGCGGGTGCTGTCGTCGCGTTCGTCGCTGTCGTCGGCATCGGCCGCTGTGTCCCGGGCGTCGGCTTCGGCCGCCTCGCCGGACGTGGTCGCTTCATTCGCCTCACCGGCTTCTTCGGCTTCGTCGTTCGCCGCCATGCCGCGCTCGTGCGCGAGCCGCGAGCGCACGAAGCCGATATGTTCGCGCAGCACGTAGAACTGGTCCGCGTAGGCAAGCGGCATCTTCATCGCGTTGACCGATTCCTCGATCGCGTCGAGCCGGTCGAGCAGCTTGCGGCGCTCGTGCGTGGAGTTCTCGTTCATGGCGCCGCGCTCGATGGCGATGAGCGCGCCGTACCACCGGTAGATGCGCGAGCGCACACGCCACGCGTAGAGCGACGGCACGAGCCGCAGTCCCGGAATCAGCACGACGATGATCGGCACGAGCAGCACGATGAGCCGGTCCGCGAGGCTCGCGAGCCAGAACGGCAGCGTGCGGTACAGGAAGCTCTTGCCCGACTTGTAGTAGCGCGCGGCGTCGTCGCTGACGGGGAAGTCCTGCGCACGCGGGGCCGGGAACTCGCCCGCGCGCTGCATGATGCTGGCCTTGCCGTGCACTTCCTTCGCCGCTTCGATGAGCAGGTCCGAGAGCGCGGGGTGCAGCGAATCGCGTGCGACAAGCTCCACCGTAGGCGCGAGCAGATGCACGGTGGTGGCGGGCAGGTTCTTGCCGAGGTCGAACGCGCCGGCGGGAATGTCCACGCGCGTGAGATACGGGAAGCGTCGCGTGTAGGCGTCGGCCTGGGCGAAGTCGAAGAACTGCACGCCGGGCGTGCGGTAGAGCCGGCCCATCACCGGCGGCTGGGCCGAATCGCCGGCAAGGAACGCGGCGTCGATCTTGCCCGCTACGAGCGCCTGCGCCGCCTCTTCGCCGGAGAGCGGCAGGAGCTTCGTCGGTCCGTTCGGTTCGATGCCGTTGGCCTTCAGCAGCGCCAAGGCGAGCTGACGCGTGCCGCTGCCTTCGGCGCCAATCGCGATGCGCTCGCCCTTGAACTGCGAGAGCCGCGCGACGGTAGGCCCGTGATAGAAGATGGCGAGCGGCACGTAGGCCACGCTGCCGAGCGAGTTGAGGCCTTCGGGCGCGTTGTTGCCGTTCGTGCCGGCGGTGCCGGTGGTGCTGCTGGCACTGCTGGCGCTGCTCGCGCTCGTGGTACTAGCGGCACTGGTGGCACTGGCGGCGCCGCTTGCGCCCTCGGGAACATTGGCGCTGCCCGCGTTGCCCGCAATGCCGTCCTGCACGAAGGCGACGTCGACGTGGCTCGCGGGGTCGGTGAGGCGCTTGAGGTTGTCGGCCGATCCTTCGGAGGCCAGCACATTGAGCTTGATGCCGTTGCGCGCAAGGATCGTCTTGTACTTCTGCGCCGAAGTCCAGAACGAGCTGCCTACGGGGCCGGCGCTGATGGTGAGCGTATCGGGCGGCGCGGGCTGGATGAGCCGCACGGCGATCCAGATGGCGGCTGCGCTCACGAGCAGGATCGGTCCGAACGACACCGCCAGATCGCGCCATGAAATGGCCACGAAGCGGGCGACGAGGCGAGGACGTTTGCGGCCGGAGCGTAACTTCATGTAGGGCGAGCGGGATACAGCAGACGTTTAATGGAGCTTGCGGACGGGACCGGATGGGGCGACCGGCGCGTTCTGCCTGGCGGCGCGGGCACCGCGACTACGGGCCGTGCCGTGGCGGCGCACCTGGCCACGCGCCTCGCCGCATACCGGGCCGATGGTACATGAGATTCGCGGCACGGCGTCGTTCGCGGCGGGTACCGGCCTGCGCGAAGGTGTTACCAAAGGTGAAAGCGCCCGGGGCAGTCGGCAGCCTGCCGGCCCGCGTGGCGAGGCTCGTGCCGGCAGGCGTCCGGACTTCGTTTCGGGTCCGCCGCGGGTGGACCGCAAGGCCGCTCCCACGCGGCATCGCAACCGTTTGCGGCGCTTCGCTAAATCCTTTGCGCTTCGTGCGCGTCCAGGCTAAATTGTGGGTCGCCGTCAAAACCAGAGGGTGCAACTCGCGCAGCCGGTCCACGCCACGAAGATCCGGCGCGCTGCAGCCCCATGACGGCAAGGCTCGCGGTGCACAGCCTCACGCTGCCGCAGCCTTTGCCTACCGTCTCTCGCACACCGTGTTCGAAGCCATAGCCGGCCGTCGCCCGCTGCGCCGCCTCGTCGTCGCGCGCATGGCGCACGGCCGCCGGAAGTCGTAACGAAGCCGCCTGCTCCAAAGCCGGTAGCCGCATCGCGGCGCCACACCGGCCGACGGGCACAAGCGGTCCTATCCGCGGTGAAAAAAGGAGAAATCATGAAATCGGTCAATTTTCTGAAGTCGCTGGGCGTCGCGCTGTGCATGACGATTGCGTGCAGCGCGTACGCGCAGTCGAGCGATGCGGCGGCGGGCGGTGACGCGTCCATGTCGGCCCCGGCTGCCAAGAAGGCGACGAAGAAGGCGGACCGCAAGCTCGGCTATGCGGTGCGCAAGGCGCTTTCGAAGTCGCAGGGCGTCGACGTGTCGAACATCACGGTGCGCTCGCGCGGCGGTGCGATCACGCTGACGGGCTCGGTGCCTGACGAAAGCCAGATCGCAAAGGCCGAAGAAGTCGCGAAGTCGGTGCCGGGCGTGACGTCGGTCACCAACAAGCTGACGAAGGTTCAGCAGTAAGCCTCGTTTCGGCTGACTTCGGCAGTCTCGCCGCTGTCCTGCTGTTTGCCGGATAGCGGGACGGTGGCGCGCAGTGGCTGCGTGCCGCCGGAGCTGGGTCGTTTGCCCCTTTTGCCTCTTTTGCCGCGCGATTTCGTCTGCGTGGCACGCAGGGCGTGCCGGCATGCGTGCCGCCACGCCCTGCCTCAACTTTGTCTTTCCGTTCTGCTTTCCCCCCGTGTTGCCATTGCCGCGGCCTGACCGGCCCGCGCACGCGCCACGCGTGCCCCATGCCGCTTGAACGAGGGCGCGTGATAGATTGCCCCGAGCGATTCCGCACAGTCTTCCCCCTCCTTGAAACCCAACCAGTGACAAGCGTGGCGGCATTCCGATGGATTCCCTGATCGCGGCCGCGGCGCACGCGCTGGCGGCAGGCGATCCGCTTGCCGCGCTCAACCACGTCGCGCTGCGCAACGACGCCCCGGCGCTCGCGCTGCGCGGCATCGCCATGGCGCAACTGGGCGACCTCGTGCGCGCGAGAGCGCTCGTGCGCAGCGCCGCGCGTGCCTTTGGGCCGCACGAGGCCATGGCGCGTGCGCGGTGCATCGTCGCAGAGGCGGAGATCGCCCTTGCCTCGCGCGACCTCGGCTGGGCGGCGAAGCCGCTCGATACCGCGCGCGCCACGCTCGAAGCACACGGCGATTACGTGAACGCCGCGCATGCCCGTTATCTGGAGGCCCGGCGCCTGTTGCTGACCGGTCAGCTCGACGAAGCCGAACGTGCGCTCGGCGCGCTTGACGGCGGCGGCATGCCGTTGCTGCCGGCGGCCTCCAGCGTCGCGCACGAACTCGTGGTGGCAGGGCTCGCGATGCGGCGTCTTCAGACGCAAGCTGCGCGCGCGGCGCTGGCCCGCGCGAGGCAGGCGGCGCACCACGCAGGCATCCCCGCGTTGACGGCCGAAGTGGAACAGGCGGCGCGTACGCTCGACACGCCGGCGGC
It encodes the following:
- a CDS encoding MFS transporter — translated: MPTDSARPRSEFATTLRIIPVVFFTFLCYLTIGIPLAVLPGYVHDDLGFSTILAGAAISVQYFATLASRPLAGRSADTLGPKKTVSIGLIGCGTSGALLLLAVLAGHWPAVSLTLLVLSRLVLGFGESLVGTGAILWGIGRVGTTNNARVISWNGIATYGALALGAPLGVAISHTVGFWSLGVVVIALAALGYTLARPMTTVPIVHGERMSYRSVFTRVLPHGLGLALGSAGFGSIATFITLFYAAKHWPNAALSLTVFGTLFIGARLLFANTIKTYGGFRVAIVSFSCECLGLLLLWLAPVPHVALVGAALTGFGFALIFPALGVEAVALVPPASRGAALSAYSVFLDLSLGVTGPLAGYVAGEFGYATVYLFAALAAAGGVALAAMLNSRNAKVPNAPAAT
- the xdhA gene encoding xanthine dehydrogenase small subunit; this encodes MSQPIRFYHRNAVREVSDAPVTRTVLQYLREDARCTGTKEGCAEGDCGACTVVIGEPDGAGGVAFKAVNACIQFLPTLDGKALFTVEDLRQPDGSLHPVQQAMVDCHGSQCGFCTPGFVMSMWALYEKHGHEHAEHASCAAGCAQTTVPTRDEIANALTGNLCRCTGYRPIIEAAERMFDADPPKAPVDTAALARTLASIARTETFEYEHAGQRFDAPRTVDALAQIKAARPEARILAGSTDIGLWVTKQMRELGDVVYVGQVGEMQRIAVSDEWIAIGAGATVESAYAELAKHYPELTEMWQRFASLPIRNAGTLGGNVANGSPIGDSMPGLIALGARVVLRGGSVTRELPLEDLYLAYQKKDMAPHEFVAALKVPTRTGARRNLRFRTYKLSKRFDSDISAVCAAFAFIADGDTIREPRVAFGGMAATPKRAVRVEHVLADAQWHEATAQAAMLALAEDYAPLTDMRATSDYRLEAAKNTLYRFWLETRPHDPLPREALDVRAVTAESAAG
- the xdhB gene encoding xanthine dehydrogenase molybdopterin binding subunit, with translation MNQQAEPFLKEPVDAAEFAQVHVSRPHESAHLHVSGRATYTDDIPLLAGTLHAALGLAEKAHAKIVSIAFDKVRATPGVVAVFTAEDIPGVNDCGPIVHDDPVLADGVVQYAGQPMFIVVATSHEAARLAARRAEVVYEELPAVLTAQQARAAQQYVVPPMKLARGDSGAKIARAAHHVAGEMTLGGQEQFYLEGQIAYAAPKDDDGMHVWCSTQHPSEMQHLVAHMLGVPSHNVLVECRRMGGGFGGKESQSGLFACCAALAAWKLLCPVKLRPDRDDDMMITGKRHDFHYTYEAGYSDDGLIEGVAVDMTSRCGFSADLSGPVMTRAVCHFDNAYWLPDVSIAGFCGKTNTQSNTAFRGFGGPQGAFAIEYIIDDVARNLGLDPLEVRRRNLYGKTHNNVTPYGQTVEDNVIHELIDELAASSDYRARREAVRAFNARNAVLKKGIALTPVKFGIAFNVTHFNQAGALVHIYTDGSVLVNHGGTEMGQGLNTKVAQVVAHELGVSFARVRVTATDTSKVANTSATAASTGSDLNGKAAQDAAHQLRARLAAFAAERYGAGSVSAADVRFANDTVVAGDAVVPFDEVVAKAYLARVQLWSDGFYATPKLHWDQAKLQGRPFFYYAYGAAVSEVVIDTLTGEMRVLRADALHDVGASLNPAIDVGQVEGAFVQGMGWLTTEELWWKPDGKLMTHAPSTYKIPTVNDMPADFRVQLFKNRNAEESIHRSKAVGEPPLLLPFSVFFAIRDAVAAVSDYKTNPPLNAPATAEEILKAVRAVRGGAVARVASTASTASESAAGTPHEAV
- the xdhC gene encoding xanthine dehydrogenase accessory protein XdhC — its product is MHIVLFGAGHVGHALVTLLGHLPCVVQWVDERDECFPDEVPGNVQMEATDTPEAIVDRAPAGAYFIVMTHHHALDFALTERIMKRRDVAWFGLIGSKTKRVKFERRLVARGLDPARLAEIVCPIGVPGIVDKAPASIAVAVCAQLMQVRCMAAATPAAARCVSQ
- a CDS encoding LysR family transcriptional regulator; protein product: MDPNAASLDIWLVRVLRTLLVERSVTQTALRLNQTQPAISSALRKLREILGDPILVRGKSGMVPTEYGASLLPHAQRVLRDVDFVATPHGDFDPARSRRAFRIAAPDYLNDFFMPTVIARFRDAAPYARLEIHSLSPTLDHEAALDAGELDLVIGNWPKPDARFGRSDLFQDTVVCMMRADHPLARAPLTRDAYLHAAHLAPTHYTGAKASAIEVGLAKAGATRRVVATLPYFGLVPQALLQSDLIFTTTRRFALHYASLLPLAVLDAPIAFPRIKCYQLWHPQPDRPSDLEWLRALMAEVSNSLTATRNARRPV
- a CDS encoding 2-hydroxychromene-2-carboxylate isomerase; the protein is MNNQDININGVDLRQPLWFYDFVSPFSYLLLEQHDKWPGFDFVFTPVLLPELYRHWNQSSAYEIPAKRIFTYRHALFRAEQLGIPFRMPAAHPFDSIKPMLLAIAAGGDLACVREIFRFIWREGRDPSSEEGFEALCDRVGISHGTSLIEREEVRAQLRRNTSDAIQMGVFGVPTFWLNRQLFWGEDALPMVLYCARTPNWLDSAEVKRISNLPSGLPDGRMRK
- a CDS encoding TAXI family TRAP transporter solute-binding subunit; translated protein: MKLRSGRKRPRLVARFVAISWRDLAVSFGPILLVSAAAIWIAVRLIQPAPPDTLTISAGPVGSSFWTSAQKYKTILARNGIKLNVLASEGSADNLKRLTDPASHVDVAFVQDGIAGNAGSANVPEGASGAASATSAASTTSASSASSASSTTGTAGTNGNNAPEGLNSLGSVAYVPLAIFYHGPTVARLSQFKGERIAIGAEGSGTRQLALALLKANGIEPNGPTKLLPLSGEEAAQALVAGKIDAAFLAGDSAQPPVMGRLYRTPGVQFFDFAQADAYTRRFPYLTRVDIPAGAFDLGKNLPATTVHLLAPTVELVARDSLHPALSDLLIEAAKEVHGKASIMQRAGEFPAPRAQDFPVSDDAARYYKSGKSFLYRTLPFWLASLADRLIVLLVPIIVVLIPGLRLVPSLYAWRVRSRIYRWYGALIAIERGAMNENSTHERRKLLDRLDAIEESVNAMKMPLAYADQFYVLREHIGFVRSRLAHERGMAANDEAEEAGEANEATTSGEAAEADARDTAADADDSDERDDSTRGSNQAQPPSEHDGHKHAGT
- a CDS encoding BON domain-containing protein — translated: MKSVNFLKSLGVALCMTIACSAYAQSSDAAAGGDASMSAPAAKKATKKADRKLGYAVRKALSKSQGVDVSNITVRSRGGAITLTGSVPDESQIAKAEEVAKSVPGVTSVTNKLTKVQQ